One genomic region from Evansella sp. LMS18 encodes:
- the ezrA gene encoding septation ring formation regulator EzrA, with translation MIFYVIYASIVVFLFAIIYGAWSRKAIYKEVDRLENRKIQLMNEPVTEELSKIKSLKMSGETEERFEQWRKEWDEIVTVQLPDIEEKLFDIEESANKYRFNKGRRIARFVDEELNNLDTHLKEMFADVEQLVDSEEQNRQDIHNVKDLYQETKKKMWAQRGILGTAGANAEKRIQDLQELFTTFEEETEQGNYLQAREILLQLKEEIGFINEAMEKAPEFLVLLQRELPAQLQELERGFEEMEKEGYVLEHFSVKWQTEELKKQIGTLLPLAEALKLNEVAEPVESIQKNINEIYEKLEYEALSKQYSEKELPVLEQKLVAMSEQYEALIKEIETLKLSYRLTEEDDDNLLKTEKQFKALVNQYTVIKASAEEKKQSFTAIRKLIEEFNGKLAEAEKDMADRKEHLNHLRSDERDAGETIRQLRETLLSGRKKLNKSNLPGVPSELLGELEEAGKAVEEAAKKLNELPLSMDEIRMKVEEATNHVESCTELLNKTIEEASLAEQVIQFGNRYRNKYDELNIKLLQAESCFRQYQYEEALQTALKAVEKVEPNVLEKVSANRELLTV, from the coding sequence ATGATATTTTACGTTATTTACGCATCCATAGTTGTCTTTCTGTTTGCGATCATTTACGGGGCATGGTCCAGAAAGGCGATCTATAAAGAAGTGGACAGGCTTGAAAACAGGAAAATACAGCTTATGAACGAGCCTGTAACCGAGGAGCTTTCTAAGATCAAATCACTTAAAATGTCAGGGGAGACGGAGGAAAGATTTGAGCAATGGCGCAAAGAATGGGATGAAATAGTTACAGTTCAGCTGCCTGATATAGAAGAAAAGCTGTTTGACATTGAAGAATCAGCGAATAAATACAGATTTAATAAAGGAAGAAGAATTGCCCGCTTTGTTGATGAGGAGCTTAACAATCTGGATACACATTTGAAAGAAATGTTCGCAGACGTGGAGCAGCTCGTCGACAGTGAAGAACAAAACCGCCAGGACATACATAATGTCAAGGATCTGTATCAGGAGACGAAGAAAAAAATGTGGGCGCAGCGGGGGATACTCGGAACTGCTGGCGCGAATGCGGAGAAGCGCATCCAGGATCTGCAGGAACTCTTTACAACTTTCGAGGAAGAGACGGAACAGGGGAACTACCTCCAGGCAAGGGAAATACTGCTCCAATTAAAAGAAGAGATTGGTTTCATCAATGAGGCGATGGAGAAGGCACCGGAATTCCTTGTTCTTCTACAGAGAGAATTGCCCGCACAGCTCCAGGAACTGGAGAGGGGTTTCGAAGAGATGGAAAAAGAAGGATATGTCCTTGAGCATTTCTCCGTAAAATGGCAGACGGAAGAGCTGAAAAAGCAAATCGGAACGCTCCTCCCGCTGGCTGAGGCCCTGAAACTTAATGAGGTGGCAGAGCCGGTTGAGTCCATTCAGAAAAATATTAATGAGATTTACGAGAAGCTTGAGTATGAAGCCCTGTCTAAGCAATACTCAGAAAAAGAACTGCCTGTGCTTGAGCAGAAACTCGTTGCTATGTCAGAACAGTATGAAGCCCTTATTAAAGAAATAGAAACGCTGAAACTTAGTTACAGGCTGACAGAAGAAGACGATGATAATCTTTTGAAAACAGAGAAGCAATTTAAAGCACTGGTGAACCAATATACAGTAATCAAGGCATCCGCTGAGGAAAAGAAACAATCTTTTACTGCGATCAGAAAGCTGATTGAAGAGTTTAATGGGAAACTGGCTGAAGCGGAAAAGGATATGGCGGACAGAAAGGAGCACCTTAACCACCTGAGAAGCGATGAGCGGGACGCTGGTGAAACTATCAGGCAGCTCAGGGAAACACTCCTTTCAGGACGTAAGAAACTAAACAAGAGCAACCTTCCTGGTGTACCGTCTGAACTGCTGGGGGAACTTGAGGAAGCTGGAAAAGCTGTTGAAGAGGCAGCAAAGAAATTAAATGAACTACCTCTTTCCATGGACGAGATCAGAATGAAAGTCGAAGAAGCAACGAATCACGTAGAAAGCTGTACAGAATTGCTGAACAAGACTATTGAAGAAGCCAGCCTGGCAGAACAGGTTATCCAGTTCGGCAACAGATACAGAAACAAATACGACGAACTAAATATAAAGCTCCTCCAGGCTGAAAGCTGTTTCAGGCAGTACCAGTATGAAGAGGCGCTTCAAACCGCACTTAAAGCAGTCGAAAAAGTTGAACCGAATGTACTTGAGAAAGTCTCTGCTAACAGAGAACTCCTGACAGTGTAA
- the hisJ gene encoding histidinol-phosphatase HisJ, whose amino-acid sequence MRDGHIHSPYCPHGSGDAFEKYIKQAISLGYKSMTFTEHAPLPESFADPVPEKDSAMQLRDLPSYIRDLKQLKERYRSDIEIKIGLEIDFIEGFEEETKEFLDNWGNELDDAILSVHFLRLPDNRYICLDYSPESFKLLTEELSSLEAVYKKYYETLLLSAEADLGPYKPKRIGHITLVRKFQKLFPRDFDDKNYLTPLLQTVKKQGYSLDINGAGLFKPYCGELYPPEEWIRAARKEGISLVYGSDAHNPRQLGQGVQELRKLPFF is encoded by the coding sequence ATGAGAGACGGGCACATACATTCCCCATACTGTCCCCACGGTTCCGGCGACGCGTTTGAAAAGTATATAAAACAGGCGATTTCCCTTGGATACAAAAGCATGACTTTTACAGAGCATGCCCCTCTTCCTGAATCTTTTGCCGATCCTGTACCTGAAAAAGATTCAGCCATGCAGCTCAGGGACCTGCCTTCGTACATAAGAGACTTAAAACAATTGAAGGAACGTTACCGAAGCGATATAGAAATCAAGATTGGGCTTGAAATTGATTTTATTGAAGGGTTTGAAGAAGAAACAAAGGAGTTTCTCGATAATTGGGGGAACGAGCTGGATGACGCGATTCTGTCGGTTCATTTTCTGAGACTTCCGGACAACCGCTATATTTGCCTGGACTATTCGCCAGAGTCATTCAAACTGCTGACAGAGGAATTATCTTCTCTGGAAGCTGTTTATAAAAAATATTATGAAACGCTGCTTCTTTCCGCCGAAGCCGATCTCGGACCGTACAAGCCGAAAAGAATAGGTCATATAACACTGGTGAGGAAGTTCCAGAAATTATTCCCTCGGGATTTTGATGATAAAAACTATCTCACACCCTTACTACAGACTGTGAAAAAACAGGGTTATTCCCTTGACATCAATGGGGCCGGCTTGTTTAAGCCATACTGCGGAGAACTTTATCCTCCGGAAGAATGGATCAGAGCCGCCCGAAAAGAGGGTATCAGTCTTGTTTATGGTTCAGATGCCCATAATCCCCGTCAGCTTGGCCAGGGAGTACAAGAGCTGAGGAAACTGCCATTTTTCTAA
- the refZ gene encoding forespore capture DNA-binding protein RefZ, whose protein sequence is MAKKASKEKVIKAAVELFNVQGFSGTSVRDIAQKAECNVALISYYFRNKQGLLEQLITDFLEGYTAVIEVQVDKALSEEDKAYDCLLQAIWNVLVYQQKRPHLARFVHREITLDTTLVRELMSTYLAKEKHLFSTLLKKGYSNGEVYDLPDEFFLIQLKGMLNMPFLHPQYIREVYHLMPHDSTFLDKYFSQLAQWIGVHFKEKTVS, encoded by the coding sequence ATGGCAAAAAAAGCTTCAAAAGAAAAAGTAATAAAAGCGGCGGTGGAGCTGTTTAACGTGCAAGGTTTTTCAGGCACTTCCGTCAGGGATATCGCACAAAAGGCGGAGTGTAATGTAGCGTTGATCTCTTATTATTTCAGAAATAAACAAGGTCTCCTGGAGCAGCTTATAACGGATTTTCTTGAAGGATACACTGCAGTAATAGAAGTGCAGGTCGATAAAGCATTAAGTGAAGAAGATAAGGCATACGACTGTCTTCTGCAGGCGATCTGGAATGTGCTCGTATACCAGCAAAAAAGGCCGCACCTCGCCAGGTTTGTGCACAGAGAGATAACGCTTGATACGACGCTTGTCAGAGAGTTGATGAGCACATACCTGGCAAAGGAAAAACATCTCTTCAGCACCTTGCTGAAGAAGGGGTACAGCAATGGAGAAGTGTATGACCTTCCCGATGAATTCTTTCTTATACAGCTGAAGGGAATGCTGAACATGCCTTTTCTCCATCCCCAGTATATCAGGGAAGTCTATCATCTGATGCCTCATGACAGTACTTTTCTGGATAAATATTTTTCACAGCTTGCACAATGGATTGGTGTCCATTTTAAAGAAAAAACGGTAAGCTGA
- a CDS encoding GAF domain-containing protein, with protein MFQTTAYSGSLKEQYEFLSRQLDALLEGETDFTANLSNASALLNQFLNDTNWVGFYIWKEDQLVLGPFQGLPACVRIASGKGVCGTAAAERKTQRIADVHAFPGHIACDAASNSEIVVPMVKDGELIGVLDIDSPLKDRFTEEDQQGLELFVETLVNRL; from the coding sequence ATGTTCCAGACTACTGCATATTCCGGCTCCCTTAAGGAGCAATATGAATTCCTCTCCCGTCAGCTTGACGCACTGCTTGAAGGAGAAACAGACTTTACAGCAAACTTAAGTAATGCTTCTGCCCTGTTAAACCAGTTTCTTAACGATACTAACTGGGTAGGCTTTTATATTTGGAAAGAAGACCAGCTCGTATTAGGACCTTTCCAGGGCCTTCCTGCATGCGTAAGAATAGCCAGCGGGAAAGGAGTATGCGGTACAGCGGCTGCAGAAAGAAAAACACAGCGGATTGCAGATGTCCATGCATTCCCCGGCCATATCGCTTGTGACGCTGCTTCAAATTCAGAAATCGTCGTACCGATGGTTAAGGACGGCGAACTGATCGGAGTCCTCGATATCGACAGTCCGCTGAAGGATCGGTTCACGGAAGAAGACCAGCAGGGACTTGAGCTTTTTGTTGAAACATTAGTAAACAGATTATAA
- the rpsD gene encoding 30S ribosomal protein S4, translated as MARYTGPSWKLSRRLGISLSGTGKELQKRPYGPGEHGPNQRKKLSEYGLQLQEKQKLRHMYGMNERQFRSLFDQAGKMQGIHGENFMILLESRLDNLVYRLGLARTRRQARQLVNHGHVTVDGQRVDIPSYRVAPGQTISVREKSRNLDIVKDALEVNDFVPAYLEFDVDSLEGKYVRFPERSELPAEITEALIVEFYSR; from the coding sequence ATGGCTCGATATACTGGACCAAGCTGGAAGCTCTCCCGCCGTTTAGGAATTTCTTTAAGCGGTACTGGAAAAGAGCTCCAAAAGCGCCCTTACGGACCTGGTGAACACGGTCCCAACCAACGTAAAAAACTTTCTGAGTACGGACTTCAGCTTCAGGAGAAGCAGAAACTTCGTCACATGTACGGCATGAATGAGCGTCAATTCCGCAGCCTGTTCGACCAGGCTGGCAAAATGCAAGGTATCCACGGTGAGAACTTCATGATTCTTCTTGAGTCCCGCCTTGACAACCTTGTATACCGTTTAGGTCTTGCACGTACACGCCGTCAGGCTCGTCAGCTTGTTAACCACGGCCACGTTACTGTTGATGGCCAGCGCGTAGATATCCCATCTTACCGCGTTGCACCTGGACAGACAATCTCTGTTCGTGAGAAATCACGTAACCTTGACATCGTTAAGGATGCACTTGAAGTTAACGACTTCGTACCAGCATACCTTGAGTTCGATGTTGACAGCTTAGAAGGTAAATATGTTCGCTTCCCTGAGCGTTCTGAACTTCCAGCTGAAATCACTGAAGCTCTTATCGTTGAGTTCTACTCCCGTTAA
- a CDS encoding LysR family transcriptional regulator produces the protein MELRQIEYFIEAAKREHITKAADAMHVAQSAVSRQINNLEEELGVRLFIREGRRVKLTPVGRIFLEYMKDAVTIIDKAKREVEEYVDPEKGTVRIGFPASMANYILPLVISSFRKEYPQVKFQLYQSSYHELMSLVIKGEIDIALMAPVPKDDKKLKGEILYVENIAVLVPQDHPLADKSELSLHELRGEPFVLFPEGYILRTIISEACRKEGFQPEVVLEGWDIGSIKGLVSAGMGVTLLPEMTLLDEVPRSTVKIPLEEPQVTRNAGVIISRERELLPAEQLFYDFLIKLFSMFNKFGK, from the coding sequence TTGGAATTACGACAGATAGAATATTTTATAGAAGCGGCGAAAAGAGAACATATTACAAAAGCAGCTGATGCTATGCACGTTGCCCAGTCTGCAGTAAGCAGACAAATCAATAATCTGGAAGAAGAATTAGGTGTGCGTTTGTTTATCCGTGAAGGGAGAAGGGTGAAACTTACTCCGGTAGGAAGGATTTTCCTTGAATATATGAAAGATGCAGTAACCATTATTGATAAGGCAAAGAGGGAAGTGGAGGAGTATGTAGATCCGGAAAAGGGGACTGTGCGTATCGGCTTTCCTGCGAGTATGGCCAATTACATTCTGCCTCTTGTTATTTCTTCTTTCAGGAAGGAATATCCGCAGGTGAAGTTCCAGCTGTATCAGAGTTCTTATCACGAACTCATGTCACTTGTCATAAAAGGTGAAATCGATATCGCTCTTATGGCGCCAGTTCCTAAGGACGATAAAAAACTCAAGGGGGAAATCCTTTATGTAGAGAATATCGCTGTTTTGGTTCCACAGGATCATCCACTGGCTGACAAAAGTGAACTAAGCCTGCATGAATTAAGGGGAGAGCCTTTTGTTTTGTTTCCGGAAGGCTACATTCTCCGAACAATCATTTCCGAAGCTTGCAGGAAAGAAGGATTCCAGCCGGAAGTTGTTCTGGAAGGATGGGATATTGGATCAATCAAGGGGCTCGTATCAGCAGGAATGGGGGTGACTCTGCTTCCGGAGATGACACTGCTGGATGAGGTCCCGCGTTCCACAGTGAAAATCCCGCTGGAAGAGCCGCAGGTGACCAGGAATGCAGGAGTGATTATATCGAGAGAGCGGGAGCTCCTTCCTGCAGAGCAATTATTTTATGACTTTTTAATTAAGCTGTTTTCCATGTTTAATAAGTTTGGCAAATAA
- the gdhA gene encoding NADP-specific glutamate dehydrogenase yields the protein MGVALGLKQDELKNAKEYVHEVLSLVQKKNPGETEFHQAVEEVLHSLIPIIAKHPVYMDNGILERLTEPERLITFSIPWVGDNGKTHVNRGFRVQFNSALGPYKGGLRFHPSVNQSIVKFLGFEQILKNSLTGQPLGAGKGGSDFDPKGKSDGEIMRFTQSFATELNKHIGPDTDIPAGDTGVGAREIGFMFGQMKRLRGAYEAGILTGKGLEYGGSLVRKEATGYGTVYFLNEMLKDAGLSLNGKRVTVSGSGNVSIYAMEKAVESGATIVACSDSDGYIYDPDGIDIATVKRIKEEEKKRISEYLETHPGAEYHSGCTGIWSLPCDVALPCATQNEIDENDAQMLIKNHVLAVAEGANMPSTKAAKDLFVKNDVLFAPAKAANAGGVAVSSLEMAQNSMRLSWPFEEVDQHLQKIMRNIYQEAKNASEEYGHPGDLSVGANLAGFKRVADAMVSQGVV from the coding sequence ATGGGTGTAGCTTTAGGTCTGAAACAAGACGAACTAAAAAACGCAAAAGAATATGTTCATGAAGTACTTTCGCTTGTACAAAAGAAAAACCCAGGGGAAACAGAATTTCATCAGGCAGTGGAAGAAGTATTACACTCCCTTATTCCGATAATTGCAAAGCATCCTGTTTATATGGACAACGGGATACTGGAACGTTTGACAGAGCCTGAAAGATTGATAACTTTCAGCATTCCCTGGGTGGGTGACAATGGAAAAACGCATGTTAACCGTGGCTTCAGAGTCCAGTTTAACAGTGCACTCGGTCCATATAAGGGCGGGTTAAGGTTCCACCCATCTGTTAATCAAAGTATTGTTAAATTTCTGGGTTTTGAACAAATCTTAAAAAATTCCCTTACAGGACAACCTCTCGGTGCAGGTAAAGGCGGCTCTGATTTTGATCCGAAAGGAAAATCAGACGGGGAAATCATGCGGTTTACTCAAAGTTTTGCCACCGAGCTTAATAAGCATATAGGACCTGACACAGATATCCCTGCTGGTGACACAGGTGTTGGCGCCAGGGAAATCGGCTTTATGTTCGGCCAGATGAAAAGACTGCGGGGAGCCTATGAAGCTGGGATCCTGACAGGCAAAGGGCTTGAATATGGCGGAAGCCTCGTCAGAAAAGAAGCTACAGGCTACGGCACTGTATACTTTTTAAATGAAATGCTGAAAGATGCCGGTTTATCTCTGAATGGAAAAAGAGTAACAGTTTCAGGATCAGGCAATGTGTCCATTTATGCGATGGAAAAAGCAGTAGAATCAGGAGCAACTATAGTAGCCTGCAGTGATTCCGACGGCTATATTTACGATCCGGATGGCATTGATATCGCAACTGTTAAGAGGATAAAGGAAGAGGAAAAGAAGAGGATCAGCGAGTATTTAGAAACTCATCCTGGTGCAGAATACCATAGCGGATGCACCGGTATATGGTCTCTTCCATGTGACGTAGCCCTTCCTTGTGCGACACAGAATGAAATAGACGAAAATGATGCGCAAATGCTAATCAAAAATCATGTGCTGGCAGTCGCTGAAGGGGCTAATATGCCCTCAACGAAAGCGGCAAAAGATTTATTTGTGAAAAATGATGTGCTCTTCGCCCCTGCAAAAGCTGCAAATGCTGGTGGTGTAGCAGTATCTTCGCTGGAAATGGCTCAAAATAGTATGAGACTAAGCTGGCCATTTGAAGAAGTTGACCAGCACTTACAGAAAATCATGAGAAACATCTATCAGGAAGCAAAAAATGCTTCAGAAGAATATGGACACCCAGGCGATCTTTCAGTTGGCGCAAATCTTGCCGGCTTCAAAAGAGTAGCAGATGCGATGGTTTCCCAGGGTGTAGTATAA
- the tyrS gene encoding tyrosine--tRNA ligase, which yields MTLLDDLKYRGLVNQMTDEEGLTKLLNEEAVTLYCGFDPTGDSLHIGHLLTILTLRRFQLAGHKPLALVGGATGLIGDPSGKKAERTLNEQNVVEEFSSKIKGQLSRFLDFGGEDGAKLVNNYDWTGSMSVIDFLRDVGKNFGLNYMLAKDSVESRIDTGISFTEFSYMILQSYDFYRLYEEENCRLQIGGSDQWGNITAGLELIRKMQGEEESDSEKEKAFGFTIPLVTKSDGTKFGKTEGGAIWLDPEKTSPYEFYQFLINTDDQDVIKFLKYFTFLPKEEIEALETEVQERPHERAAQKRLAEELTKFVHSEDALRQAENVSAALFGGGDLKQLTAEEIMQGFKDVPSYTVEGGEIGLIDLLVEAGASPSKRQAREDIKSGAVYINGDRCQDLEKVVSEEDKIDGTFTILRRGKKKFFLVSFS from the coding sequence ATGACTTTACTGGATGATTTAAAGTACCGGGGGCTTGTAAACCAAATGACAGACGAAGAGGGGCTGACAAAGCTGCTTAACGAGGAGGCTGTAACCTTGTATTGCGGTTTTGATCCTACTGGCGACAGTCTCCATATTGGTCACCTGCTTACAATTCTCACATTGAGGAGATTTCAGCTTGCAGGACATAAACCACTTGCTCTTGTTGGAGGAGCTACCGGGCTTATCGGGGACCCGAGCGGAAAGAAAGCAGAAAGAACGTTAAATGAACAGAATGTAGTAGAAGAATTCAGCAGTAAAATTAAAGGACAGCTCTCCCGGTTCCTGGATTTTGGCGGGGAAGACGGAGCTAAACTTGTAAATAACTATGACTGGACTGGCAGTATGTCGGTTATTGATTTCCTCAGGGATGTAGGGAAAAACTTCGGTTTGAACTACATGCTTGCAAAAGATTCTGTTGAATCACGGATTGATACAGGAATTTCTTTTACTGAATTCAGTTATATGATTCTCCAGTCTTACGATTTCTACCGTTTATACGAAGAAGAGAACTGCCGGCTTCAAATAGGAGGCAGCGATCAGTGGGGCAATATTACTGCTGGGCTTGAACTCATCCGGAAAATGCAAGGTGAGGAAGAAAGTGATAGTGAAAAGGAAAAAGCATTTGGTTTTACTATACCGTTGGTTACTAAATCCGATGGAACAAAGTTCGGGAAGACAGAAGGGGGAGCAATCTGGCTCGATCCGGAAAAAACTTCTCCATATGAGTTTTATCAGTTCTTGATTAATACAGATGACCAGGATGTTATTAAGTTCCTGAAGTACTTTACTTTTCTCCCGAAAGAAGAAATCGAAGCTTTGGAGACAGAAGTTCAGGAAAGGCCTCATGAGCGTGCTGCTCAGAAGCGGTTAGCGGAAGAGCTGACAAAGTTCGTTCATAGCGAGGATGCTCTGAGACAGGCTGAGAATGTTTCCGCAGCTCTGTTTGGTGGAGGCGACCTAAAGCAGCTTACAGCAGAAGAAATTATGCAAGGATTTAAAGATGTTCCTTCCTATACAGTGGAAGGCGGGGAGATTGGTTTGATTGATCTGCTTGTTGAGGCTGGAGCTTCTCCTTCTAAAAGACAGGCCCGTGAAGACATAAAAAGCGGAGCAGTGTATATTAATGGAGACAGATGCCAGGACCTGGAGAAGGTTGTTTCTGAGGAAGACAAGATTGACGGCACATTTACTATCCTTCGCCGTGGTAAGAAAAAGTTCTTCCTGGTAAGCTTCAGCTAA